The following proteins are encoded in a genomic region of Brevinematia bacterium:
- the accD gene encoding acetyl-CoA carboxylase, carboxyltransferase subunit beta: MAEEKNLWVKCPECNYMMYKSDFEENLNVCVNCNYHFRVGAKRRIELIADKDSFKEQFADIVSSDPLEFFDGKEYYKDKIRRTMNDKELNEAVITGTCEIYGIPVEIAVMDFEFLGGSMGSVVGEKVTRAVEYATKHKLPLVIFSASGGARMHEGILSLMQMVKTSSALREYKEKGGFYISVLTDPTTGGVTASFAMLGDVIISEPGALIGFAGPRVIEQTIREKLPEGFQRAEFVKEHGFVDIVVCRKDLKNILYKLISIIYNKA; encoded by the coding sequence ATGGCAGAGGAAAAGAATTTGTGGGTAAAGTGTCCAGAGTGTAATTACATGATGTATAAGTCTGATTTTGAGGAAAACTTAAATGTTTGTGTAAACTGTAATTACCATTTTAGAGTTGGTGCTAAGAGGAGAATAGAGTTGATTGCAGACAAAGATTCTTTTAAGGAGCAATTTGCAGACATAGTCTCTTCCGATCCGTTGGAGTTTTTTGATGGGAAGGAATATTACAAGGACAAAATAAGAAGAACTATGAATGACAAAGAATTGAATGAAGCGGTGATTACTGGCACATGCGAGATATACGGGATTCCTGTTGAGATAGCGGTGATGGATTTTGAATTCCTTGGGGGTAGTATGGGTAGTGTGGTAGGTGAGAAAGTTACAAGAGCGGTAGAGTATGCTACAAAACACAAACTACCTTTAGTTATCTTTTCTGCCTCGGGTGGTGCTAGAATGCATGAAGGTATTTTATCTCTTATGCAGATGGTGAAGACTTCTTCAGCTTTGAGGGAGTATAAGGAAAAAGGAGGATTTTATATTTCTGTGCTTACAGATCCTACAACTGGGGGGGTTACTGCAAGTTTTGCTATGCTTGGGGATGTTATAATTTCTGAGCCTGGGGCGCTTATTGGGTTTGCAGGTCCTAGAGTGATTGAGCAAACTATAAGGGAAAAATTACCTGAGGGGTTCCAGAGAGCTGAATTTGTGAAAGAGCACGGTTTCGTTGATATCGTTGTTTGTAGAAAGGACTTAAAAAATATTCTTTACAAATTGATTTCTATCATTTACAATAAAGCATGA